Below is a genomic region from Halomicroarcula saliterrae.
GTTCACCAGCGCATTGTACGAGTTCTTGTAGAACGGCCAACCGAGCACCAGCTGGACGGGCGTCGCCAGCAGGAACTCTGCCCAGCCGAACTCGATTCCGAGAATGGTCTCCGGGAGGACGCCACCGCCGAGGAGGAACTTCTCGGCGAGGAAAAAGAGGAGAGGTGCCGACAGCACCGCACCAAACAGGGTCAGTCGAAGCTGCTTACGGATTTCAGCCTGTCGCGCGGCGTCGCGCGCGTCCTCGCCAGAGTCGCTGTCGTCGCCGTCCTCTCGGACGGGCGAGTAGCCCGCGCTCTCGATGGCATCGTAGAGTGCATCCAGCGACGTGTCCGCGGGGTTGTACCGGACCTGGGCTTCGTCGGTGGCGAAGTTCGCCTCGGCCGCGATGACACCGGGTGTGTTCTCTAGGGCAGTCTCATTGGTCTGTACACAGTTGGCACAGGTCATATCGGAGATGCCGATGGTCACTGTGTCAGACACTGCACCATACCCGGCATCTTCGATCGCCTCGTATATCTCTTCGAGCGATACCTCGTCAGGATCGTACTCGACGGAGCCTTCATCCGTGGCGAAGTTCGCGTTCGCCTCAACGACGCCGTCGAAGGACTCTAGCGCGTCGCCAACTGTCGCCGAACAGTTAGCACAGGTCATCCCTGTGATGTCGAGATGTGCAGTTCGCGTTCCCATTCTTGCCCTATACTACGTAGTCCTTCCTTAGTGCAGTTACTGTTTCGAAACCAGTGTTTTAGACCAGTATAGAATTTAGATTCAAAGGCCTAGTTCCGTTCCACTACCGAAGGATGCCAATATCGACTTCGCCGATCTGGAGCGGAAATCGCGGCTACAACTAGACTCCGTCTTCGAGACGTTGATACTGGTCTTCGAAGCGGCCACGGCACGACGGACAACAGAAGTGATAGATGTCTCCGTCGATTCGAGCGGATTCGCCCTCGCTATCGACCGTATTCCCACACTCGGCGCACGTGATTGCGAACTCGGTGCCGTCGAGGTCGTCGACGAGCGTCACCGAGTACTCCGTTGATGGCGCGTCTTCGAGGAGACCCTCGACCCACCGGCGAACGTTCTGTCCTTCCGCACGACCGTAGAACCATATTTTCCCCTCGGCAGTGGCGAAGAGGTGTTCGATACCATCCGCGTCGTGGAGCCGGCTTCGAAGTGACTCGATGGCAGCGGTATCGTTTTCGAGCTGGACGAACACCGGAACGCCAGCTCGCAGTTGTGCGCGATTCACGTCGACGGTGAAGCCGTTGATGATGTCGGCCTCCTCTAACCGTTTCACGCGGTCTGATACGGCTGGCCCCGAGAGATCCACCTCCTCACCGATGCTGCTGAACGGGCGTCGCGCGTCCTCTGCTAGTAGCGAGAGGATCTCCATGTCTGTCTCGTCTAAATCACGCATATCTCCCCATTGAACCCCCGAACCACAATATTGTTTCCCAGCGCCAAGATTTGAATGCCATCCCACTTCCAAGATAGACTTTGGATTCGAAGCAGAAACTGACAAAGATTCCCCTCCCGTATGTACCAGTGTATGACGCAGACCATCACTGTCGAAGGAATGACGTGCGGTCACTGTGAACAGACAGTCGAAGACGCGCTTCGAGAAGTGAGCGGCGTGACCGACGCGACTGCCGATCGCGAGGCCAAACAGGCGAGCGTCGATGGCGATGCTGACGTCACGTCACTCGTTCAAGCCGTCGAGGACGCTGGATACACCGCCCACGCCTGAGAACCGCCGGAACGTACGTCCACAAGTGCCCCGCCGTTCTCGTTCGACACCGGCCCTCTTGACGGTACCGCGCCGTATCAGGGTCTGGACAGCATAATAAGGGACGGCACCAATACCCACGCCATGAGCAACAATCCAGACCACGAGACATCCGAAAATCCCTCTAAAGAGGGGCACCCCTCGCATCAATCCGAAGGACCCGTCTACTGTTGTCGAATTTGCCGATTGAAAGCAGAGTCGGAACCACGAGCATCAGCCCACGCGTCATCCGAGCCGGAGTCCAAACTCCCGAAGGACGACACTCACACTGCGGCAGACGCCACCACGGAGTCCGAATCCACGGACGAACACGCACATAACGACCACGAAGCCGAACACGCGCACCGCCACGCTGCGGCCGAGCACGCTCACTCTACAGAAGCAGAGCACGTACACGACGAGCACGACCATGGTGGTAACGCCCACGAGAAGGGACACGGGGGTGGAAACGGGGATCACAGCGATCACACGGATCACTCAGGCCACGAGGCGATGTTTCGGCGGCGGTTCTGGGTGTCGCTCGTCCTCTCGATTCCGGTCATCGTCTTCAGCGAATTCATTCAGGACGTCTTCGGCTATACGGCCCCTACGTTCCCCGGGAGTACGTGGATAACGCCGGTACTTGCGGTCGTGATCTTCGCGTACGGTGGCGTGCCCTTCCTCTCGATGGCCCGGACGGAACTGAAAAACCGCGAGCCGGGGATGATGATGCTCATCTCGCTGGCGATATCGGTGGCGTTCGTCTACTCGATCGCGAGTCTGTTTCTCGAAGGGACGACACCGTTTTTCTGGGAACTCGTCACGCTGATCGACATCATGCTGCTGGGCCACTGGGTGGAGATGCGGTCGGTCCGGGCGGCCTCGGGGGCGCTGGACGAACTCGCGAAGCTCATGCCCGATACCGCCGAGCGTATCACCGAGAGTGGAGATACCGAGGAAGTGCCCGTCTCCGAACTCGGCGAGGACGATGTCGTGCTCGTTCGCCCGGGCGCGAGCGTGCCTGCCGACGGCGAAGTCGTCGAGGGCGAGTCGTCCGTTGACGAGTCGATGATTACCGGCGAATCCAGACCAGTTGGGAAGGAGCCCGGATCAGAGGTGGTCGCCGGGACGGTCAACCAGGACGGGAGTCTCCGCGTCAAAATCACGAAGACCGGCGACGAGACGACGCTGGCGGGCATCATGCGACTGGTCGACGAGGCCCAGCAGTCCAAATCTCGAACCCAGTTGCTCGCCGACAAGGCAGCTGGCTGGCTGTTCTATATTGCACTCGGCGTCGCGGCGATTACTGCCGTCGCGTGGGTCGTCGCGGTCGGGTACAACATCACCGTCCTCGAGCGCGTCGTGACGGTCCTGGTCATCGCGTGTCCCCACGCACTTGGACTTGCCGTCCCGCTCGTGGTCGCGATCAACACTTCCACGGCTGCCCAAAACGGGATGCTCATCCGCGACCGCATCGCCATGGAGGAATCTCGAAATCTGGACACGGTGATGTTTGACAAGACCGGGACCCTCACGAAGGGCGAACAGGGCGTCGTCGGTGTTGAGACGGCAGGCGACTGGACTGAAGAGCGAGCATTCGAAGTCGCCGCTGGTGTCGAGGGTGACTCCGAGCATATGATCGCTCGCGCCATCCGAGACGCCGCCGAGGAACGGGATATCCAGCGAGCGAAGGTTTCGAACTTTGAGAATTTCCGCGGTCTCGGCGTCAGAGCCACTGTGGACGGCGAGACGGTTCATATCGGTGGACCGAACCTGATCGAGAAATTCGGTATCGAGCGGTCCAACGAAATCGCTGCCTTCGCGGAGGAAGCTGGCTCGAACGCAGAGACGGTTATCTACCTGGTTCACGACGAATCCGAAGTCGTTGCAGCATTCGCGCTCGCGGACGTTATTCGGGAGGAAAGCCGGCAGGCCATCGAGGCGCTACACGCGATGGATATTGAGGTGGCAATGCTCACCGGCGACTCCGAAGACGTTGCACGGGCTGTCTCGGAGGAACTCGGCATCGACCAGTACTTCGCGGAGGTACTCCCCGACGAAAAGGACACGAAAGTCGAAGCGCTCCAGTCCGAGGGGAAACTGGTCGCGATGGTCGGCGACGGCGTCAACGACGCGCCGGCGCTCACGCGAGCAGATGTCGGTATTGCCATCGGTTCAGGGACCGACGTCGCCATCGAGTCGGGCGATATCATCCTCGTCGACAACAATCCCCTGGATGTCGTCCGTCTCATCAAGCTCTCGAAGGCGAGCTACCGGAAGATGCAGGAGAATCTGGTCTGGGCGACCGGCTACAACGTCTTCGCGCTCCCACTCGCTGCCGGAGTCCTCGCGCCTATCGGTATCCTGCTGTCGCCGGCGATCGGCGCGGTGTTCATGTCTCTCTCGACAATCATCGTCGCTATCAACGCCCGTCGTCTCCGCAGCGCCGATATTTCCGTGCCCGACATTGGTGCGTGATCCCTATGGCACTCCAGGCGACACAGACATTGTTCAGCGTCAGTCTCCTATCCGGGGGACTCCTACTGGGTGGCCTCCTTGCCACCATCGTCAGTCCGACATTCCGGTTCTGGCCGCACGGGACGCGGAACTGGACGTTCTGGGTCAGCTGGACAGCCTGGACGCTATACGTCGTGGGTCTGGTCGGCATTGCATACCTCGACTGGTGGCACTGGTACGAACCACCGGTGGTGGTGCAACTCGTCAGTGTGCTTGTTTTCGTAGCAGGCACAGCGCTGTCTATCTGGGCGATGTGGACACTCGGATTCTGGGAGAGCAGTGGTCTCGAAGGCCACCTTCAAACTGAGGGACCGTATCGCTTCTCTCGCAATCCACAGTACGTGGGGTTCATCACCATGCTCGCCAGCGGAGGCCTCCTCGCAGGTTCGATTCAAACGGTCATTCTCGCTATCGGTGGAATCGTGTGGTTCCTGCTCGCACCACTCGCCGAAGAGCCGTGGCTCCGCGAGCAGTACGGGGGTGAATACGAGTCATACTGCGAGGCGGTTCCACGATTCCTGGGTAGAACCAGTGGACGTGCAGCGCAGGCACATTCAGAGCAGTCAGAGAGTGATTCTCAATGACTGGACCCGCGACACAACCGATTGAGGTCGGCGGCCGAACCATCTCACCCGGAGAGAAGCGCCAGTTCCGCTATTCGGTGGGAACAAGTTTCCACGGCGACCCGATCGACATTCCGGTCACGGTCGTCAACGGAGAGAATGATGGCCCGGCGATGTTCCTCAGTGCTGCCGTGCACGGCGACGAACTGAACGGCATCAAGATCGTCCAAGAGGTCGCAGAAACCTACGGTCCCCCGGACATCCACGGGGCACTCGTCTGCCTCCACGTACTGAACGTCCCGGGATTCATGGCCCAACAGCGCTACATCCCGATCTATGACGAGGACCTCAACCGGTCGTTCCCCGGGAATCCACAGGGAACGATGGCGAAACGTCTCGCCCATACTATCTTCGAGGAATTCGTCTCGAAGTGCGACCTAGGGCTGGATTTCCACACCTCGACGCGCAACAGGACGACGATGTATCACGTTCGGGCAGATATGCGCGACTCTGACGTCGAACGCATCGCCCGTGCATTCGGAACGAGCGTGATTCTCGACGGTGAAGGCTCAAACGGGACGCTCCGAAAGGCAGCATCGAAGACGGGGGTTCCGACCGTAACTGTGGAGATGGGGCGCGCCCACCGGTTCCAATCGACGCATCTCGAACGCGCCCTTCACTGCGTGGCGAGTGTCCTCGCTGAACATGAGGTTCTGCCAGACCGGCCGGTCTCTTGGCCTGGGTGGACGCGTGTGGTCGCACGCGACGGTGAGAAGACGTGGCTTCGTGCTGCCACCGGCGGACTCGTCGAGATGAAGTGGGGCCCACAGCCACTCGTTGAGGGCGGGGAACAACTGTTCACTATCTCCGATCACTTCAAAGACGAAGTCGAAGTCGTTCGTGCACCGTCAACTGGCCTCGTCGTCGGTGTCCTCGAGAACGCAGTCGCGTACCCAGGGCATCCGCTGTGTCACTTCGTGAGCGTCGACGAAACGACCGCAGACATCATCCAGGACGACATCGAGCGGGGTGAGTTCGATGTCTACCGTGAGGGTGGTTTCCAACGGCCGGAATATGGTGAGAGCGGTGAGTATGAAGGACGAGATCCGCTCTCTTGACGGGGCAGCGTCTGCTGACAGGCTCTTCATCGGTTCGGAGAGCCCTCCCATAATTGCCTACTGGATCGTTTTTCGGCCAATAACCGTTCCAAGTTCTAATTCGTACGGTATGATGGTCGGCTTTTATCGAACATCGCTGAGATCACCTCAGCAAGATCGCGCCCTCTCAACTACAGACTCGCCGGGTACGAGTGTGTAAACTGTGCAGATCTGCTAGGTGATGCCCGGTATAGTAACGCTCACACCAACTTTTTCGCGATCTATTGCGCGTTTTCAATCGCTTTCCTTACGTCAACCCAGACTTCATCAGGAGACTGTTTTCCGTCGACACGTTCCAGTTGACCTCGTTCTTCGTAGTATTCAATAACTGGTTCAGTGGTCTCACGAAATACACGTAGACGTTCACGGACTGTCTCCTCGGTATCGTCATCCCGCTGCTCAAGTCGTTTTTCAACTTCAGGATCTTCAGGTGGACTGTATTTTATATGATAAGTGTCCCCTGTTTTTGGGTCTATACGGCGACCCGTGAGTCGTTGAACAAGTTCCTCCTCGTCTACGTCAAGATATAGAATAACGTCAACGTCGGTCATATTATTGAGTTCCTCAGCCTGTTCTACGTTGCGGGGATACCCATCCAGAACAAAGCCATTGACTTGCGATAGAGCCTCTTTAACGAGCAGAGTGACAACCTCGTCCGGAACAAGCTCACCTTGATCCATATATATGCGCGGGACATCATACTCTGATTCAAATTCTGAAATATCCCTGTCCTTATTTGCCCGAAGGAGCTCCCCGGTAGTGATATGCTTTACATTAAACTCCTCAGAGGCCTTTCTACTCTGCGTCCCCTTTCCAGCACCTGGTCCACCGAGGATTAGAATCCGTGGTTCGGCCATGTCTCCCTTTTGATGTCAGTCACGAAAAAGACATGTATCGAGAGTCTCAGATGCGGTGGTTACTTTCTCTGGGACTCTGACCGGATGATCCCGGAGAGATTGTCCATCTGTGCGGAGACATGGGCAGCTTCTCCCGCGAGGTGAGTGATGAGATCGTCAAGGGTGACGATCCCCACAACTGAGCCATCTTCGACAACGGGAACATGGCGGGCAGCCGCCTCGTTCATTTGTCGCAGTACCCTCGGTACCTCCGCCTCAGGCGTTACGGTGAGGGGGTCGGAGGTCATCACATCTCCGGCGGTTATGTTGGATTCGCTCTGATCCGTTGCGAGAACGTTGAACTCACTATCTGGCGTGAGGAGCGCGCCAATCAAATCTCGATCTGTAATGATGCCCACGAGCTGGTCGTTTTCTTCCACAACGACGTAGCGGGCACATTTGGTTTGCGCGACCATCGTTTGGGCGACCTCTGCTACCGACGTATCCGGAGTAACGCGGCCAACTGACTCGTCGGCGATACTCCCAACACGTAGTGTGAGATCGGATCGATTCTGTTCCATACTGGGGGATTGGTTAGAGAGACTAAATAATATGGCGGCAGTTCCTCAATTCAGAGAGGCAACGCAGGGAGTAACGGTGCTTGGCTTCGGTGGACAGTAGCACGTTTTGCGCTGCTACTATCCGACTGATATCCAGCGTGATGTTGGAGCCAAGCGGGGTGAATGTGCGACCGTAGTTACTAGTGGGCAGTCCAGCCTCCGTCGACAGGAATGTTTGTACCCGTGATGTACGACGCCTCATCAGAGGCGAGAAACATCGCAATGCCGCCAATCTCCTCGGGTTCGGCCACTCGCTGCATGGGTGTCTCGTCTCGGACGAACTCGTAGAACTGTTCCTGGTCGAGGTAGTCGTCTGTCATCGGCGTTTCAACGAATCCAGGGCAGATACTATTGACACGTACCCCTTCTGTGGCGTAGTCAATGGCGAGCTCTCGTGTGAAATTCACGACACCACCTTTTGCTGCCGAATAGGCAGGTGATCCAGGACCACCAACGAGGCCATAAATCGACGCGACGTTAGTAAGCTACCACGGCGTTCACGCCGTGGCATTCAGCGTGGACTCCCGTTCTAACTGTGCAACACAGTAGGCGAATATTCGCCGTTCACGGTCATCATCCCGCTGTTCAAGCGCACGCCTACGGGTGCGCCTCCACGTCCAGACTTTTGCTGGTCGCGGAGATACCTCAAACCGATATTCTTCGCCGCGTTGTAATCTGCGTGAACATCGTAACCGCACTTTAGACACCCGAACTCGTCCTGCCCGTTGTTGTGCGGACGATTATCCTCGTGTGTAAACCCACACTTCGAGCAACGCTGACTCGTGTACGCCGGATTAATCTGTGTCACCACAAGCCCTTCCGACTCGGCTTTGTACGTGATATACTCGTAGAGCCGGTGGAACGCCCACTTGTGAACCGCCTTCGCGTGAGGCAGGCGTTCACGGATGCCTTTGAGTTGCTCGAACACGATGTGCGTACAATCGTTTTCGAGAGCTTCCGCTACGAGTTCATTCGAAATTGTGTGGAGCATCTGCTCGAAGCGTCCAGTCTGTTTACGACCGACTCGTTGGACGTTCTCGTGTGCCCATCGAGTGCCGGTCTGTTGCAGGTCGCCCCGTCGCTTCTCGTATTCGCGGTGCCAGTGGTTGAGTTCGCCACCGCTCCAGAACTGGCCGGTTGAGGTGATTGCGATGTTTGTGATGCCGAGGTCAACACCAAGGACGGAGACGTGCTTGGCATCGCCTGTGTCGGCCTCATCGTTCTCCACGGCGGGCTTTGTCCGCACGTGAAGGTAGAAACAGTCCTCAACATTGTCGTAGTGGAGCGTGGCTCCCTTCATCTCGTAGTCATCGTTGAACAGGTACGCCGAGTGTGGCGTATCTCGCTGTTCGTCCGGTAGAACGAACTCTGCGGTGACTCTCCCGTCGATGGTGGCGAGTGTTGCGTGGTCGTCGTTGATGGTGAGGGTTCTCGAATCATAGCTAGCGAACCGTGACGTAAAGTGTGGTTTCGAGGCCTTCTTGCCCTCTTTCCAGCGTTCAACGACGCCTTTGACGGCTTCTGCGGCTCGATTTCGTGCGGCTTGCACGAGGTTGGCCGGAAGTGGCGAGTCGTCTCGAACGTCGTAGTAGGTGAGGTCGTGGAGTGTCTGTTTACTGGTGGTTTTCCAGTCTGGTTCCCACGCGACGTCTACGACGTAGTTGGCGGCGTCGAGGAAGTGGTCAGTTGTCTGGTGGAGGAGGTCAGCGGCACGCCCGTCCACGTCGAGTTTGACGGGAACGGTTCGGGTGCGTGAGTCTTCCACCATCTGTACTTCATATGTAGGAGTATGTGTTTATAATATTCGGATTGGCGTGGGGAATCAGCCTGTCATCGAGCGTGGTTTGTGTCCGTGTTGTCGGCTTCCTCCCGCGCCTAAAGTCGCGGGTTTCCGCCTTGCGGTCATTATGATACACCCCTCACGGTCTTTGAGATACGGGATCGCCGCCCGCGAGCCGTACATAACCCCCGTGAGATTGACCTGAATAACCGTATCCCACTCTTCGAGCGACACTTCTTCGATGGACCCTACTTGGCCAATCCCAGCGTTGTTTACGATTACGTCAAGCTGTCCGTATTCGTCAACCGTACTGTTGACGAGGGTCTCTACCTGCTCATACTCCGTGACGTCACATTGGTGGAATTCACAGCCGAGTTCTTCGGCAGTCTCTCGGCCGGTTTCTTCCGTGCGACCTGCGATAACGACTTCGGCTCCGTAATCAATGTACTTCGAAGCAATTGCTTTGCCGATCCCGGTTGCACCACCAGTGATGATCGCAACTTTATCTTTGAGCATATCAGGTACTTCGCATAGACGCCACAAAATAGTTTGAGGCGTCATAGAGAGTATCCATATTCGAGATCCCAATTATCGGCGCTGTTGCCTTGATGAATGAATGAATAAAATGATGAAGCCGAGCGCGACGACGATCCCAACAGTAGCAGAGATCTGACTTACGGGTAATGCGAGGCCACTCGCTACAAATGTTCCTGCTGCGAGGATGGCGTACCCGATCGAACGAGTCTGGCGTCGTTGGTTCTGTACGATCTCTTGAGGTATCGCTGTACGTTCCTGTTCTCGTGCGTCCAGTTCACGATCCAATTTCGTGGGTAGCCGGAGGAGGGCCCAGAGGGAGGTTTCGATGTCGGACCGAGCTTCGGCAAGTTTCATCCGGGCTGCTCGCTGGAGGAAGCCGTGTTCGCGGAGGAACGCCTGCGCAGCTGCGAGGATATCGAACTCGGGATCGAGCTGTCTGAGAACGCCTTCACCGATCGATCCCACCCGAATGACTAACATCACGTCTGGCGGGATACGAAACGGAAACTCTCGGAGCATTCCGACGACCACGTCGATTATCTGCTGCCAGTTCACGTCACCACCCCCTTCGAGGTCATCGATAACTAACTCGAGAACGTGACCGACGGCGGCCCTGTCGGCGTCGGGATCGAGTGCACCAAGGGCGACAAGTTCGTCGATGATGGATTCGACATCCCGATTGACAGCGGCCAGATAGAGGTTAATCACGCTCGCTTGCATCGCCGGCGTGAACCGACCGCTCATCCCGAAGTCGTAGAATACGATGCGGCCGTCGTTGTCGACGGCGATATTACCAGGATGAGGATCGCCGTGGTACACACCGTGGTCGAGTCCCATCGTGAAGTAGGCATTCGCCACTCGTCGAGCGACGTTCTCCGGATCGTAGCCCTTCGCTTCGAGTTCCTCGAGGTCAGTAACCTTCATTCCCTCGGCGTACTCCATAGTGAGGACACGTTCGGAGCAGACGTCACGAAACACGCGTGGGATCGTAACGGTCTCATTCTCGTCGGCAGCGAAATTTTCACAAATCTCCTCCATCATCTGAGCTTCCCGCTCGAAGTCCAGTTCCTCCAGAATGATGCGCTCAAAGTCGTCCGCCATGTTCCGGAGTGAGAAACTGAACCGATCAGGTGCGAGAAACAGTGCAAGGGGAACGAGGCGACGAATAATGCGCAGATCGGTCTCGATGAGGTCCTTGATTCCGGGTCGTCTCACTTTCACGACCACCTGTTCTCCCTGATAGGTCGCCCGATAGACCTGTGCTAGCGATCCGCCGGCGATGGGTTCGGGATCGAAGTCGTCGTACGAGTGATACCCGATGTCTTCGGCGAGAGCCGGAATCATCTCGCGATACGGACCCGCCGGGATCGCATCTTGGAGCACTGCGAACTCCTCCGCGTACACTTGCGGAACGAGATCTGGGCGCGTCGAGAGAACTTGGCCGATCTTTACGAACGTCGGCCCAAGGTTGAGCATCGCCTCCCGTAGACGGCGGGCACGCTGCTCGTGCTGGTCCCGTGGCACAGTGCGTGACCCACCGACGATCAGAAACCGATGCCGGTCACGGAGAAAGCGTAGGATGAACGGGGTGAACGTCCCGAGAATACGAATTAGACGGAGAAGAAATCGAAACATTGCCTTAGCACAGAGTTCTTCCGACGGCCCTTAATACGTGCCCGTCAACCTACTTCGAAATACCCAATCGGCTTGGAGACGGATCTGTGAACAGAATGCCGAGGGATCCCGTCTGTGGTATGCAACTTAGAGTTGACGAAGCGGTAGCTTCAGTCCGGCACGACGAGGTGACGTACTATCTCTGTAGCGAAGAATGTCGACAGCGCTTCGAGAAACAACCCGCGGTATACACCGAGTAGGGAGCCTACGCACAGTAGCAATTGGCCGACTGACGTTTATGGAAGGGCGAGGCGTACTGCCGGTATGCCAGTTGACCCGGTCTGCGGTATATGGAAGCCAGCGACTCAAGCGAAATCACCACCGAGTTCGAGGGGACGACGTTCTACTTCTGTTCGTCCGACTGTCGTGATTTCTTCGAAGAGCACCCGAAGTGATTCGTCGACGAGCCACGACCCCACCTCTGTGATGCGAGTGGCGTAATGGTACCGCGCTTGCACTATGGCCGCGCCGTCGGTGAGTTCAACCTGACGGTCGCCGACCCGGAATTGCTGAGCGTCGGTCTCGAGGACGATACCGACCTTCAGTTCGATCTCGAACGGGCGATTAAAGCTGCAGAACGATCGTGATTCCTTAGCGAACTTCGGATACTTCGCTACCGTTTTCGTCGACCGATTCTCGAACCGTCATTTCCAAATCCCGGTCCTTTCGAACCGTCTTGATGAGTGCTTCAAGCAGACTGTTATACGCATTCGGGCGCTCTATCATAGCGACGTGACCGGTACGCTGTAGCCTGCAGAAAACGCTCTCGGGAATCCGCCTCGCGGTTCCGCGTGCCACCTCGATGGGAACAATACCGTCGGCTGGTCCGT
It encodes:
- a CDS encoding AsnC family transcriptional regulator, with the protein product MRDLDETDMEILSLLAEDARRPFSSIGEEVDLSGPAVSDRVKRLEEADIINGFTVDVNRAQLRAGVPVFVQLENDTAAIESLRSRLHDADGIEHLFATAEGKIWFYGRAEGQNVRRWVEGLLEDAPSTEYSVTLVDDLDGTEFAITCAECGNTVDSEGESARIDGDIYHFCCPSCRGRFEDQYQRLEDGV
- a CDS encoding heavy-metal-associated domain-containing protein, whose product is MTQTITVEGMTCGHCEQTVEDALREVSGVTDATADREAKQASVDGDADVTSLVQAVEDAGYTAHA
- a CDS encoding copper-translocating P-type ATPase, encoding MSNNPDHETSENPSKEGHPSHQSEGPVYCCRICRLKAESEPRASAHASSEPESKLPKDDTHTAADATTESESTDEHAHNDHEAEHAHRHAAAEHAHSTEAEHVHDEHDHGGNAHEKGHGGGNGDHSDHTDHSGHEAMFRRRFWVSLVLSIPVIVFSEFIQDVFGYTAPTFPGSTWITPVLAVVIFAYGGVPFLSMARTELKNREPGMMMLISLAISVAFVYSIASLFLEGTTPFFWELVTLIDIMLLGHWVEMRSVRAASGALDELAKLMPDTAERITESGDTEEVPVSELGEDDVVLVRPGASVPADGEVVEGESSVDESMITGESRPVGKEPGSEVVAGTVNQDGSLRVKITKTGDETTLAGIMRLVDEAQQSKSRTQLLADKAAGWLFYIALGVAAITAVAWVVAVGYNITVLERVVTVLVIACPHALGLAVPLVVAINTSTAAQNGMLIRDRIAMEESRNLDTVMFDKTGTLTKGEQGVVGVETAGDWTEERAFEVAAGVEGDSEHMIARAIRDAAEERDIQRAKVSNFENFRGLGVRATVDGETVHIGGPNLIEKFGIERSNEIAAFAEEAGSNAETVIYLVHDESEVVAAFALADVIREESRQAIEALHAMDIEVAMLTGDSEDVARAVSEELGIDQYFAEVLPDEKDTKVEALQSEGKLVAMVGDGVNDAPALTRADVGIAIGSGTDVAIESGDIILVDNNPLDVVRLIKLSKASYRKMQENLVWATGYNVFALPLAAGVLAPIGILLSPAIGAVFMSLSTIIVAINARRLRSADISVPDIGA
- a CDS encoding methyltransferase family protein — translated: MALQATQTLFSVSLLSGGLLLGGLLATIVSPTFRFWPHGTRNWTFWVSWTAWTLYVVGLVGIAYLDWWHWYEPPVVVQLVSVLVFVAGTALSIWAMWTLGFWESSGLEGHLQTEGPYRFSRNPQYVGFITMLASGGLLAGSIQTVILAIGGIVWFLLAPLAEEPWLREQYGGEYESYCEAVPRFLGRTSGRAAQAHSEQSESDSQ
- a CDS encoding succinylglutamate desuccinylase/aspartoacylase family protein, which codes for MTGPATQPIEVGGRTISPGEKRQFRYSVGTSFHGDPIDIPVTVVNGENDGPAMFLSAAVHGDELNGIKIVQEVAETYGPPDIHGALVCLHVLNVPGFMAQQRYIPIYDEDLNRSFPGNPQGTMAKRLAHTIFEEFVSKCDLGLDFHTSTRNRTTMYHVRADMRDSDVERIARAFGTSVILDGEGSNGTLRKAASKTGVPTVTVEMGRAHRFQSTHLERALHCVASVLAEHEVLPDRPVSWPGWTRVVARDGEKTWLRAATGGLVEMKWGPQPLVEGGEQLFTISDHFKDEVEVVRAPSTGLVVGVLENAVAYPGHPLCHFVSVDETTADIIQDDIERGEFDVYREGGFQRPEYGESGEYEGRDPLS
- a CDS encoding adenylate kinase gives rise to the protein MAEPRILILGGPGAGKGTQSRKASEEFNVKHITTGELLRANKDRDISEFESEYDVPRIYMDQGELVPDEVVTLLVKEALSQVNGFVLDGYPRNVEQAEELNNMTDVDVILYLDVDEEELVQRLTGRRIDPKTGDTYHIKYSPPEDPEVEKRLEQRDDDTEETVRERLRVFRETTEPVIEYYEERGQLERVDGKQSPDEVWVDVRKAIENAQ
- a CDS encoding CBS domain-containing protein, producing the protein MEQNRSDLTLRVGSIADESVGRVTPDTSVAEVAQTMVAQTKCARYVVVEENDQLVGIITDRDLIGALLTPDSEFNVLATDQSESNITAGDVMTSDPLTVTPEAEVPRVLRQMNEAAARHVPVVEDGSVVGIVTLDDLITHLAGEAAHVSAQMDNLSGIIRSESQRK
- a CDS encoding SDR family NAD(P)-dependent oxidoreductase, which encodes MYGLVGGPGSPAYSAAKGGVVNFTRELAIDYATEGVRVNSICPGFVETPMTDDYLDQEQFYEFVRDETPMQRVAEPEEIGGIAMFLASDEASYITGTNIPVDGGWTAH
- a CDS encoding RNA-guided endonuclease InsQ/TnpB family protein — encoded protein: MVEDSRTRTVPVKLDVDGRAADLLHQTTDHFLDAANYVVDVAWEPDWKTTSKQTLHDLTYYDVRDDSPLPANLVQAARNRAAEAVKGVVERWKEGKKASKPHFTSRFASYDSRTLTINDDHATLATIDGRVTAEFVLPDEQRDTPHSAYLFNDDYEMKGATLHYDNVEDCFYLHVRTKPAVENDEADTGDAKHVSVLGVDLGITNIAITSTGQFWSGGELNHWHREYEKRRGDLQQTGTRWAHENVQRVGRKQTGRFEQMLHTISNELVAEALENDCTHIVFEQLKGIRERLPHAKAVHKWAFHRLYEYITYKAESEGLVVTQINPAYTSQRCSKCGFTHEDNRPHNNGQDEFGCLKCGYDVHADYNAAKNIGLRYLRDQQKSGRGGAPVGVRLNSGMMTVNGEYSPTVLHS
- a CDS encoding SDR family oxidoreductase; this encodes MLKDKVAIITGGATGIGKAIASKYIDYGAEVVIAGRTEETGRETAEELGCEFHQCDVTEYEQVETLVNSTVDEYGQLDVIVNNAGIGQVGSIEEVSLEEWDTVIQVNLTGVMYGSRAAIPYLKDREGCIIMTARRKPATLGAGGSRQHGHKPRSMTG